GTGTTTagttcccccctccccagcctaaGCTGGTGTTTTATTCCAACAAGCTGTTTTGTACCTTTGTGGCTGGGGCTCTGCTGAAATGAAGGCGGGATGAAACCCTTCCCACATCAGGGCTgcgctgccctccctgccatggggctgccggggggggtcCTCTCTGCTGTCCCCCAAGAAGGGGTGACTCGGGCCCCATGTCACCCCCCAGGGCGAGGCAGACAATGGGGAGGGAAGCGCGGGCGCTGGCTGGCACCCAGAGAGCAGGTTGGTGGATCTGGGGACTCGGGGGGAATTAGGAAGCTGTTACTCAAGGTCTCCCTGCGGTAGCACAGGTGTGGCTCTACTTCACCCCATGCTGGATTTTCTTGGGCAAACCCAGCCCTTTTATTCACTCGGGATGTTTCTGATGGGGGTGAAGGGACCCATGGGTTTACCCGTCTCCCAGCAGCTCGgcgcagcagccccagctcctggcacGGCCCCGGCACTGCTCCCTGCACCACCAATTCATGCAGGACGGCCCCAGCAGCCACAAACTCCTTTCTGGGACTCAAACATTTCTCCCCAGTTAGGGAGAATCATCTGTGTGATTTTCAGTTACGTTTTGATACTAAAGTGATAATTAACCATGTCATTTCCAGGCTAAAAGTTTCATATATTGGGCAAAGCCTAAAGAAGTAGGAAGGCTGCAGAAGGAAGATGCGGGATCGCAGCTGATGCCGTTTTCCTGTGTTTGGCCATCTGAAATAAAAGACGTGGCCGGTTCTTGCCTCGGCACCGCTGGCTGCAGGCCTGGGCATGGACACAttggctgcagggtgggagcaggTGGCTGAAGAAGTGTTATTCTCTGGTGTCAACCCAGGAGCCCCTGGCTGATGTGCTTTTATCTGAATACAGTGCCTGATTTAAGGTGGTGTTATGGGCTCAGcaccccaggcaggcagggacggGGTTGCTTCGTTCCCCGCCTTGCCAGGACTCGGGGGCAGCAAAGATCTCCACGTTCGTTCCACAGGATGCAAGAGTCAAAGCGGATTAAGAGTCCCTCGGCTGAtcacatttatttcattatttgagTGAAATCCCTTGTAAATACCGcctcccccccttttctttttataaaaatagaagGCAAAGAAGAATTGGAGATTTAGGAAAAGTTAATCACAGGAGTTGCTTGAAATCCGTTAACCTCTCGCAGCCCGAGCAgctccagagctggctgcagtggGGAGACACTGATGGCCTGGGGGGGCCAGTGGTTTCCCCCCGAAAGCAGGGTTACCCCCAGAAAATCGCTGGTTCTTAGCAGGGGAGGCCTCTCCGGCTGAGTGGCATTACAGATGCTTTTTTCACAGCTTGGCCGTGATGAACTGCTAATTGTAGTGTTGGAACAAATTGGCTCAAGTGCCCAGGCGACTCCAGGGCGCTCAGCGGCAGGGTTGCGTCTCGGCAGCCGGGAAGCCCTGCGGCAAATGCTGCTGGCCCCCGCCTGGCAGGCTCAGGGCCATTGGAAATGCCAATGCTCTTCCCTTTCTGTGGTTCCTCAGCCTCTCTGGCAGATGGGGACCTGGGCATTGCACAGGGATCTCTGCCAGTTTTTCCAAAAAATTTCAAGCAGGCAGAGCTGGTTTCCACTCGCCAGAAACTGCCCTGTCCTTGCAGAGTCCCCGTCCCTCTGATACACCCTCGCCCATGGGACCCTCTCTGCCTTTCTCACTtctcccagcaccagcagccttGTGTGGGACCATCAGTGCTGGAAAGTCAGACCTGCAgagattaattaaaataaaagcaatgggAAGAGAAGCTGAGAGCTACAATGATGGATGTTCACAAAACTCTTGCCCGGAGGCTGAAGTGCTCTGGGCGTTTGGTGCTGTTTGCGTCCAGCCAAGGAGCTGTGCAATAGTTAAACACACTTGATGTGATGGGGATTAAGGAATCAGCCTCTGACGTCTGGGTGCAGGTGCACTGTGAGGAGCTTCGATGCACCCAGCGCTGATTCCCTGTCCTCGCTGGGATCTGCACCTTGGAGCTGCCAGCACTGGTTTGTCATGGTTTGCATCCCCTGGCTGCGAGggggtttttatttgctttaaatccTAAACCTAAAGTTATGTATTTGTGTTAATATCACGGCAATGCATAGCTTTTGTGTCCAGCGCAAGCCAGGGCTTATATAAAACACAGATTAATGGGAATCAGCAAAACAGAGGAGCACGTGGAGGGATGCCGTGGGGATGTCttggaggggaggcaggagggagctgggagctccagaggggagggaaggtggcTGAGCAGATTCAGAGCACTTCCTGGCAGGATTTGCTCCAGTTATTGTTCTACAGTCCCCGATTCAGGACATTTCCTGAGCCAGCGTTGCTGTGATGTGGGGTCTTTTGTCCCTGGGTGATGACAAGAAGGCAGAAAGGGGTCTGTGAATTTGACTGAAaatggctcctttttttttttttttttagatgatgtCATTTCTGCACctgcaaacaagcaaacaaaccacaGGCCGGAAGACAAGTAACGAGCAGCCATCCAAAGGAACGGCACGTTTTTCACTAGTTTGTAAATGAAATTCCCCCAACGTGACTTGTTTCCCCTCTCTCATCCCAAAAAGCAAGGTGATACTTGGATTAGGAAAGGCTGGGGATTGTCAGAAACTCCTTCCCACTCTTGCTCCTCGGTGATGGGTGGGAGATCGGTGCTGGTTTCCAGGGACCATGTGCACAACCCAGAACAGCAGTGCCCCAGTTTGGGGCAGAAAAGTTCCCTCTTGCGGACTCCTCAGCccaaaaacattcaaaatgtgctgaaggggcaagagggACATTAAAGCAAACCCTCCTTTTGCAGCTCCTcagagcaggggcagggcaggagagatgaGCAAGACAGGGAAAGCAACAGGTTTTTGGGCACCTGCCTCAGATCGTGACCTTCCCTGGGAGAGCACGACCATCTCCACAGCTCTCCCCGCTGCCGTACGGGAAGATGCCTCCCACCCCAGGAGGAAGGCACAGCTGGACTCCGACCATCAATCATATCCCGCCGGGAAGGGCTTGTATAGGTTGTGGGATTCCTGGTGgggtgacttttttttcaaagcctCCTGCAATAACAGCAACCGTTGCTCGGCTTCCTTTCTAGATAACCTTTTTCCTGCTGCCCAACATGCTTATCTGCTGCAGACAGACTGGCAAGATGAACCGGAAAGCTGATACCTTATCTCTCCCTCTCAAGGAGCCTATTTAAGTGCTGGAATGTGTTGCGATGGTAAATGATTGTTAAAATCCAAGTGAGGTACATGGACCTAAGGACAGGTCCCTATGGGAGGGAGCACCTAATCAACAAGGAGACTTTGCGGGACTACAGCCTTTCTGGGCTTTTCGGTCTTTTATCTGCTAAAAGATGCATCGCCTAAAACGTAAAGTGCTTGTTTAAAACCAAAAGGCGTAGACTGGGTTTCTCGCTAATCTGTGGGTTAATgctgcaggctgctcccagctctgcgaGGTACGATGTGTCCCTTCACTCACACCGTGTCCCTTCGATACGGCTTTATCTGTGTCTCAGTTTACTCATCGTAGGAAATACACTGCTGTGGGTTGGTCTCGCAAGGGGTGCAGCGAGGGTTAACAGTCAGCGTGTGATACCGTGTGGCACATATTCCTTGCTCACCCTTTAATCTGGACCGGGTGTGGGAAGCAGCAAGATGCTACCACATCCATAAAGGTAAATAGGATTTGAGAGCTATTGGGCTAATTGAAATGAACGGGGCTCAGCTGCTCAGACAGCCTGATACGACGACATGAGACCTCTCGGGGGACACAGAAGTCGAGCAGAACTTCAGCACTTTGCTTATTTCAGCCACTGCGAGTGGCAGCTACAGCAATAGCAATTGCAGACACTGTGACAGCAGAGGGGCCAGGGAAAACCGGCGTGGCTGGGGTGATGTCCGTaacagctgctggggaggggtgaGACAGGTTTATTTTGGTACTGTCCTGGGTGAAAAAATAGACGGTGGTGCTGGGTGCCAGCCTGGAGGGAGCACAATGCCAGCAAAAGCAGGGGTGCTCTCCCTCCTGATAGGCAACTGCGTCCCAGCGCAGCCGGGGGTAAGATGGGGGAAAGGGGAGCAGGTCAGGCAAAACCACAGGGGAACAACCCCACGCCAGTAGGTTCTGTGGCCCTAAAAAGCTCTGGGTGTGAGTGTCCGGATCACAGCACACAGACCAGCAAGCAAGGGGTACTCACATGTGTGAGGGGTCcctgcacctcccctgccctgacAGCGCCGCTGAGGGCCAGGCTCAGACCTGGGGATGGCTCTTGCCACTCCAGCGGCTCTTGCCCGGTAGTTGCTGGAGAAACTGTAGGTTGGCAATGCATGCTGCTACCACGGGCTGCTGCATCTGAAAGTTAATCTGTTCCACATCACCGACTACTTTTCCTTAGCGATGCATAAGGAATCACCATCCCAGAGCAAACCTCAGCCTGTCTGTGTGACGATTCTGAGTGCTTCAACGGAAACACAGGTGACCCTGTGGCAGCCAGGATGGGACAATGCGCTTTCTGGGAGATCTGCTCCAGTCCCATGCTAGCTAGAGCTGACCCATCCCCTGAAGCTTTTCATGCCTCGCAGAACCCTTGCAATTAGATGCTGTGGTGTGCGCGTCTGCAAGATCCTTCTCTTTGCATCTTGCAAGGTCCTTGGCTCCATCCCTTTGGGTAGCatcaggacaccagccccactcACAGACTTTTTGGGGTTGCAGAGAGGATCCTGCAGGGGAGCAGGACCGACAGCAAAGCCCACAGTACTCATTTTTCTCCCCATGATGTGATTTGATTATGCTGATGGGGAACGGGGCTGGTATAGCTGCTACATCCTGACATAGCTGATCAATGCtgtgtgtccctgccccagccctccttGCTTAATTCCTTTAGGGCAGTTCTCGCATTTTGGGCACATCGCAGACCCAGTCCTTGCCCGGTGTCCCTGCTGGGTGCAGTGACCgtcaggatggggccaggctgccctgggaggcccaaaggcacccagctccagctgcagcccccaccccaccttaCCAGTTGTCCCTGTCAATGTAAAAAGTAGGAACGGGGGGGATCCATCTGAGCCACTCGGCGTCTGTGTCTTGTGATCCTGAAACCCAAGAGCCCCCCCTGACTCAGCAGGTTATTAATAAccccctggctgtgctgctgccagggcGCCTGCCAGCCCTGGCATCGCCTGCCTCTCCTCCACGGTGAGGCAAGACACACAGCCTGGGCAAGGTCAGGGGCTCCTTCCCGACGGCCCCCGCACCCCATCACCACCCACAGGGCTGGGCAGAAGTGGTGTGAGGCTGTGGAGGGGCCTGGAGAGGTGCTGAGGCCCCTgcacctcccaccagcacaggagaggctcctggtgctgctgAAATTAGCCCCATCGCACCCTTGTCCCAGGCCCTCTGTTTTCTTGTACCTAAAATCAGCCCTGGTCCAACCTGCAGGGCAGGTGGCTTGGACTTGACCGTGGCATCAGTACTGATGCCtgtcccttccctgggctgggacacaccgggtgtccccaggctgctggagATCCCGGTGGCACCTGACCACCACATCTGTTTGGACACGATGGGATGCAGGCAGCCTTCTGGGGGTCCCTGagcactgggggtggggggtggggtgtctcTGACAGCCCTGGGGCACACAGACCAAAgctgcccaggtctcctcctgcCCGGGGTGGGCTGTAGCACACCCACATCCCCTCCACATTAAACTGACAACCCTGGCCCCAGGGGGCTCAGCAAATTTGCAAGGTGATTTGGTACGAGGATGAGACAGGCTGTGTTTACCAGGGCTGGTGCTCATTAACCAGATTCATTAGCACTCCCTGGGCAGGTTTTAAATAGCAACGTGGGAGCTGCCCTCCAGGCCTGGGGTAgccctggctgcagctggagaactgattccttccccttctcccttccttccctcctgctccagtTCCTCCTTCTCTGCTCACAGACCCCCACATCCTGCAGCCGTTCCTGATGGGAACCTGCTCTGCAACACCCCGATGCGGAGGTGGAGGCTTTGCTCTCCCCAATGTAAATCTCCCGGCACTAGGAGCAGTGTCCCAAACTCCCCCGACCTGCCCATCTCCCTCGAAGAAGGCTGCGTCCtctccagccctgcagctcaTGGGAAGCTCCCAGAGCCCTGCTGGCTCCGCCCATGGTTTATTTCCCGCTCAATCTTCTCCTTCATCCTTGGCccttctctcttgctctcctgcTGAGCCCAGTGTGCAGACTTGTCCCTGCCCTTGGTAGGGACCAGAGCTGGGACTGGAGCCAGGGAAGTGGACAGCAGTGATTTCCCCACCTGTACTCCAGGCTGCCCCAGCACTTTAGCTCTGTTTCATGTCCTGAGACAGGGAACTTGGTCTCCTCACCATTGATGTGTCTGTTTCCATCCTACTGTGCCCCGTTGTGAGGCCATATGGATAGAAAAGGGAACTTCTCTGCAACACAGTGTggccccttcccttttctccctgttGCTCTTtcatccccttctccttcctcattTCTCTCCTAAGGCTGTCCCCCTTTTTCACCATCCCCTCCAGCTTTCTTGCCCCCATTTCCCATTACCTTCTCTTCCCCCGTGTCCACTCACGTCTTATTCCTGCAGTGGGTGAAGGGTTTTGGCCCACAGCACCAGCCAAAAACCCACTCTCACACAGTGGAGCAGCTACTCAATGCCTTGGGTTCCTCTGTGAGTACCGGCGGTATGCGTGGGACTACCACGCAGCAGGTAAGCTGAGCTCTGTGTGTTTCCCTCCCAAAACACAGGCGTTTTGCCCccggggagggatgcaggggacGGGGCTGGCTGCTGCCGGGTCCCTGCCCGCGGGACGCAGCGCTCGGAGCTCCCGGGGCACCGGGAGACGCGGGCTggagcccgcccgccgccggctcccaGGGCTGGATTTGTCGCTCCCTCTAGTGGGAAAACGGGAGGATGTCGCCGCTCCCCGGGAGCCCGGCCCCGGGAGGGGGACCCCGAGCAGCCTCCGGGACAAAAACGCCCGGGGCTGCGTTACACCCTGTGCCCGTGTCATTGCCGTGGGGAGCTGCGCCCTGCGCAGCGTGTCCCCACACCAAGGGAGAGTCCCGCGGGAGGTGACACACTGCGCCCTGCAGCTATTCCCAAGGGACTCCCCAGAAGGGTGTTGGGAACAAGGGGCTTTCGGTGGCTGGATCTTTTTGGGGATGAGGCTGCGTTCTCCTGAGCAGCGATAGTTAGCACCCACTGAAATACTTAGGAATTGTGTTAATAATTAAAGAAGAGACTGAACTCAGAAAGGGAATTTGTGTGATCTCATGAGACAGAAGGGACAAATCTAGTCATGAGAAAAACCTCTCACTAAAGCCTAGCATTATTTCAtaaattccccccaaaaaaaggaaatgctgtgactctggagacgttccaaacaATGGCCTTTGCCTGGGGGCTCTGAAAGTGAATCCTGCAACCCCTGTTAATCACAAATTACCGTTTCTGTCTCTGCACATGTGCAGGATTCACGCGCTGGCCAGGCTGTGATCATCCCATCGCAGATCAAAGCCATGCTTGGCAGGGCCAGAGAGTCTGCTTACTTACAGCAGGGGTTGCAGTTCTACCAAAATCACTTATTCTCATCAGCTTCATCACGCTCAGAAGCAGCTGATGGTTCCCTTTGGCGGCGTGAAGCAAGATATTTTTGTACTACGAAACAACAGCTGTCTCGCAAGGCGTGGAGCAGAGGGATCGGATGGGTGGGATTGAAGGTTGGAACCATGAATCCAAATGTTTCCGTGAACTTACATTCCTGCCACATCTGTGGT
The genomic region above belongs to Rissa tridactyla isolate bRisTri1 chromosome 14, bRisTri1.patW.cur.20221130, whole genome shotgun sequence and contains:
- the LOC128917627 gene encoding uncharacterized protein LOC128917627, whose amino-acid sequence is MPAKAGVLSLLIGNCVPAQPGKRELLCNTVWPLPFSPCCSFIPFSFLISLLRLSPFFTIPSSFLAPISHYLLFPRVHSRLIPAVGEGFWPTAPAKNPLSHSGAATQCLGFLCEYRRYAWDYHAAEPETPTGHKGTKKRNSIYLIQQLQGAITNYLNLLSPGAGLLKSSRGIHHLMPRSDGVPMDQDVVVMLPFRGCISFFFNWRIYFLGLGLLPWRCTRDLRRTAYYSSRCAEH